One part of the Anaeromyxobacter sp. Fw109-5 genome encodes these proteins:
- a CDS encoding cyclic nucleotide-binding domain-containing protein: MLDEAFVQAPRGPRLGPVERLLFLRRIPEFGSLRVADLAFLGENLREHFTPRGGVLLRAGERVAAMHVLLEGRVRVRRHGRELGIAERGAVLGSALLLARDEDGLEAVAEDDTATLALDRESLLDALEERFGIFRSALRGVARELVELLAEHPAEAAPEAVPATLPGFTDGEIDLAERILLLRSRPPFQACSIDAIAELAQSTEEVRFPDGHALWRAGDRAVQTLFLVRGAVRCAPPGCRAPFRVGAGQSLGALEVLADVPRWYDAVVEEPVLALQGELEHVLDVLEDNVDMGVEFLSFLARSSVRVRERIAERAGSLPELLDCRT, translated from the coding sequence ATGCTCGATGAGGCGTTCGTCCAGGCGCCGCGAGGGCCGAGGCTCGGGCCGGTGGAGCGGCTGCTCTTCCTTCGCCGTATCCCCGAGTTCGGGAGCCTTCGCGTGGCAGACCTCGCGTTCCTCGGCGAGAACCTGCGGGAGCACTTCACTCCCCGTGGCGGCGTCCTGCTCCGCGCCGGGGAGCGGGTGGCGGCCATGCACGTGCTCCTCGAGGGGCGCGTCCGGGTGCGGCGGCACGGGCGCGAGCTCGGGATCGCCGAGCGCGGCGCGGTCCTGGGTTCGGCACTCCTGCTCGCGCGCGACGAGGACGGGCTCGAGGCCGTGGCCGAGGACGACACCGCCACGCTCGCGCTGGACCGGGAGTCCTTGCTCGACGCGCTCGAGGAGCGCTTCGGGATCTTCCGGAGCGCGCTGCGCGGGGTCGCGCGCGAGCTCGTCGAGCTCCTCGCGGAGCACCCCGCGGAGGCCGCCCCCGAGGCGGTCCCGGCGACGCTCCCGGGTTTCACCGATGGAGAGATCGATCTCGCCGAGCGGATCCTGCTGCTCCGGAGCCGGCCTCCCTTCCAGGCTTGCAGCATCGACGCCATCGCCGAGCTGGCCCAGAGCACGGAGGAGGTGCGCTTCCCGGACGGCCACGCGCTCTGGCGGGCCGGCGATCGTGCGGTGCAGACGCTGTTCCTGGTGAGGGGCGCGGTCCGCTGCGCTCCGCCCGGCTGCCGGGCGCCGTTCCGCGTCGGCGCGGGTCAGAGCCTGGGAGCGCTCGAGGTGCTCGCCGACGTGCCGCGCTGGTACGACGCGGTCGTCGAGGAGCCGGTCCTGGCGCTGCAGGGCGAGCTGGAGCACGTGCTCGACGTCCTCGAGGACAACGTCGACATGGGCGTCGAGTTCCTCTCGTTCCTGGCGCGGTCCTCGGTGCGCGTCCGCGAGCGGATCGCCGAGCGGGCGGGATCGCTGCCCGAGCTGCTCGATTGCCGGACCTGA
- a CDS encoding phosphatidylserine/phosphatidylglycerophosphate/cardiolipin synthase family protein, which produces MRPIARRAAWLGVALCAHACRSDPEARVDPAPAAALETQLEALTGADLVGGNALTPIENGAVFDAMVKDIGRARRHVHVLSFIWRGEEGPSRRITEALLRRARGVECRILVDPFGSAKFDDRQEAALKRSGCEVRRYGLRSDARPTARNHRKLVIVDGAVGITGGWGLHTSWEGRGRAKDEWRDSSVRARGPVVAQMQRAFEQSWREAGGEPLPPHAYPDLPASGETEAAFVASSPRGDRASAAETMTKLLVGAATRRLWIANSYFVPDDGLRDLIAEKARQGVDVRVLAPGPVHDVPPVRAGQRATYEKLLAAGVRIFEYQPSMMHAKTMLVDDRWVAIGSTNLDQLSFDRLEEGSVVARSPALAVHLEGTLREDFARSKEITREEWARRDPVVDVARDAASLFDEWL; this is translated from the coding sequence ATGAGGCCGATCGCCCGCCGCGCGGCCTGGCTCGGCGTCGCGCTCTGCGCGCACGCCTGCCGGTCCGATCCGGAAGCTCGCGTGGACCCCGCGCCCGCCGCAGCGCTGGAGACGCAGCTCGAGGCGCTCACCGGCGCCGACCTCGTCGGCGGCAACGCGCTCACCCCGATCGAGAACGGGGCGGTGTTCGACGCGATGGTGAAGGACATCGGCCGCGCAAGGCGGCACGTGCACGTGCTCAGCTTCATCTGGCGCGGCGAGGAGGGCCCCTCGCGCCGGATCACCGAGGCGCTCCTGCGGCGCGCGCGCGGCGTCGAGTGCCGCATCCTCGTGGACCCGTTCGGCTCGGCGAAGTTCGACGACCGGCAGGAAGCGGCGCTGAAGCGGTCCGGCTGCGAGGTGCGCCGTTACGGGCTGCGCTCGGACGCCCGTCCCACCGCGCGGAACCACCGCAAGCTCGTGATCGTGGACGGCGCCGTGGGCATCACCGGCGGGTGGGGACTGCACACCTCGTGGGAAGGCCGAGGCCGGGCGAAGGACGAATGGCGCGACTCCTCCGTGCGGGCGCGCGGTCCGGTGGTGGCGCAGATGCAGCGCGCGTTCGAGCAGAGCTGGCGCGAGGCGGGAGGGGAGCCGCTGCCGCCCCACGCCTACCCGGACCTGCCCGCCTCGGGGGAGACGGAGGCCGCGTTCGTGGCGAGCTCGCCGCGTGGCGATCGCGCCTCGGCCGCGGAGACGATGACGAAGCTCCTCGTCGGGGCGGCCACGAGGCGGCTGTGGATCGCGAACTCGTACTTCGTCCCCGACGACGGGCTGCGGGACCTCATCGCCGAGAAGGCGCGGCAGGGCGTCGACGTCCGCGTCCTCGCGCCGGGGCCCGTCCACGACGTCCCGCCCGTGCGCGCCGGGCAGCGCGCGACCTACGAGAAGCTGCTCGCGGCCGGGGTGAGGATCTTCGAGTACCAGCCCAGCATGATGCACGCGAAGACGATGCTGGTGGACGACCGCTGGGTGGCGATCGGCTCGACCAACCTGGACCAGCTCAGCTTCGATCGTCTCGAGGAGGGCTCCGTCGTGGCGCGCTCGCCCGCGCTCGCCGTCCACCTGGAGGGAACCCTCCGCGAGGACTTCGCGCGCTCGAAGGAGATCACGCGCGAGGAGTGGGCTCGGCGCGATCCGGTCGTGGACGTCGCGCGCGACGCGGCGTCGCTGTTCGACGAGTGGCTGTAG
- the sucC gene encoding ADP-forming succinate--CoA ligase subunit beta: protein MRIHEYQAKELLRGFGVTVLRGGLATTPADAELAAAVLDTPICAIKAQIHAGGRGKAGGVKLARSPEEARDHAEAMLGMVLVTAQTGPAGQRVRKLYVEEGCRIERELYLGMTVDRETGRVTIMASREGGVEIEEVAKLHPERILRAEVDPLTGLQANQARGLAFGLGLRGEVASKFVKLAAGLYRAYVATDASLAEVNPLVVTAEGELVALDAKLELDDNALHRHPDLAALRDPDEEQQRELEAKEHDLSYVALEGDIACMVNGAGLAMGTMDMIQLAGGRPANFLDVGGGASEAKVAAAFKILLADPGVRAVLVNIFGGIMKCDVIAKGILAAARHVNLSVPLVVRLEGTNVELGKELLAQSDLEIIPADDLADAARKAVAAARESVRAA from the coding sequence ATGAGGATCCACGAGTACCAGGCGAAGGAGCTGCTGCGCGGCTTCGGGGTGACGGTGCTGCGCGGAGGGCTCGCCACCACCCCGGCCGACGCCGAGCTGGCGGCGGCCGTGCTGGACACGCCGATCTGCGCGATCAAGGCGCAGATCCACGCGGGCGGACGGGGGAAGGCCGGCGGCGTGAAGCTCGCCCGCTCTCCCGAGGAGGCGCGCGATCACGCCGAGGCCATGCTCGGCATGGTGCTCGTCACCGCGCAGACCGGCCCGGCGGGGCAGCGGGTCCGCAAGCTCTACGTGGAGGAGGGCTGCCGCATCGAGCGCGAGCTCTACCTCGGCATGACCGTCGATCGCGAGACGGGGCGCGTGACGATCATGGCGTCCCGCGAGGGAGGCGTCGAGATCGAGGAGGTCGCGAAGCTCCACCCCGAGCGGATCCTGCGGGCGGAGGTCGACCCGCTCACCGGGCTCCAGGCGAACCAGGCGCGCGGCCTCGCCTTCGGGCTCGGCCTGCGGGGGGAGGTCGCGAGCAAGTTCGTGAAGCTCGCCGCCGGCCTGTACCGGGCGTACGTCGCGACGGACGCCTCGCTCGCGGAGGTGAATCCGCTCGTCGTCACCGCGGAGGGTGAGCTCGTCGCGCTCGACGCCAAGCTCGAGCTCGACGACAACGCGCTCCACCGTCACCCGGACCTCGCCGCGCTCCGCGATCCCGACGAGGAGCAGCAGCGCGAGCTCGAGGCCAAGGAGCACGACCTCTCCTACGTGGCGCTCGAGGGCGACATCGCCTGCATGGTGAACGGCGCCGGGCTGGCGATGGGCACCATGGACATGATCCAGCTCGCGGGAGGCCGGCCCGCCAACTTCCTCGACGTGGGCGGCGGCGCGAGCGAGGCGAAGGTGGCCGCCGCGTTCAAGATCCTCCTGGCGGATCCCGGCGTGCGCGCCGTGCTCGTCAACATCTTCGGCGGCATCATGAAGTGCGACGTCATCGCGAAGGGCATCCTCGCGGCGGCGCGGCACGTGAACCTCTCGGTGCCGCTCGTGGTGCGGCTCGAGGGGACGAACGTGGAGCTCGGCAAGGAGCTCCTCGCGCAGAGCGACCTCGAGATCATCCCGGCGGACGACCTCGCCGACGCGGCCCGCAAGGCGGTCGCGGCGGCGCGGGAGTCGGTGCGGGCGGCGTGA
- a CDS encoding DUF1207 domain-containing protein, which yields MNPFSRVVPLAALLALGAPAAAEEGRIQRCGAGVHAGEESGLVFLPQGGLFCTLVGDPKAIRTFASYLRGEFPTSTDAISVGSVGLGDGFALFRVGGPNPGEGLQLGVEAAVFAQFDLDAPSDDLLNADYLIGLPLTFRRAGFSARARVYHQSSHLGDELLLRSESDVERENLSFESAELILSQELGWLRLYAGGEYLFNRRPSTLDDGVAHAGAEARAGPTKGLRVVAAVDVKSTEQQEWEPAFGVRAGVEAAWWRLEGHPPRIWSVLAEYYDGPSPYGQFFVESIRYAGVGLHLQL from the coding sequence ATGAATCCGTTCTCCCGAGTCGTCCCGCTCGCCGCCCTGCTGGCCCTCGGCGCGCCTGCCGCCGCCGAGGAGGGGCGCATCCAGCGCTGCGGCGCGGGCGTCCACGCGGGGGAGGAGAGCGGACTCGTGTTCCTCCCGCAGGGCGGCCTGTTCTGCACGCTGGTCGGGGATCCCAAGGCGATCCGCACGTTCGCGTCGTACCTGCGGGGCGAGTTCCCGACCAGCACGGATGCGATCAGCGTGGGCTCGGTCGGCCTCGGCGACGGGTTCGCCCTCTTCAGGGTCGGCGGGCCGAACCCCGGCGAAGGGCTGCAGCTCGGCGTCGAGGCGGCGGTGTTCGCGCAGTTCGATCTCGACGCTCCCAGCGACGACCTCCTGAACGCGGACTACCTCATCGGCCTCCCGCTGACGTTCCGCCGCGCGGGGTTCTCGGCGCGCGCGCGCGTGTACCACCAGAGCTCCCACCTCGGAGACGAGCTGCTCCTGCGGAGCGAGAGCGACGTCGAGCGGGAGAACCTGTCCTTCGAGTCCGCGGAGCTGATCCTGTCGCAGGAGCTCGGGTGGCTGCGCCTGTACGCGGGCGGCGAATACCTCTTCAACCGCAGGCCGAGCACGCTCGACGATGGGGTGGCGCACGCCGGCGCGGAGGCGCGCGCCGGGCCCACGAAGGGCCTCAGGGTCGTCGCGGCCGTCGACGTGAAGTCCACCGAGCAGCAGGAGTGGGAGCCGGCCTTCGGCGTGCGCGCCGGCGTGGAGGCCGCGTGGTGGCGCCTCGAGGGACACCCGCCGCGGATCTGGAGCGTCCTCGCGGAGTACTACGACGGACCCTCGCCCTACGGGCAGTTCTTCGTCGAGTCGATCCGCTACGCCGGCGTGGGGCTCCACCTGCAGCTGTAG
- the prpR gene encoding propionate catabolism operon regulatory protein PrpR yields MPFRSDEKPVIWAFSSSRLRQVLESAAPIYADRAEVRVFDLSFEGALETAQSLTEADERVDAFVAAGSNGAYLRDHGPVPVALVDVSTTDALQALAHARTLGRRVGVVNFRRVLPGLERWKDLLRGVQIEQRAYVTPEEARAAVAELAAHGFEVVVGPGPACDEAERAGLKSVLLYSLECVCATIERAIEMAQVARAERGRREQLAGVIAHIDEAVVAVDAAERIAVVNPGFERLLGARGVELVGKRLSSVAPELSLARVLETGAPELRSFQKLGGRSLVVSRIPVRQRGVLSGAVLTCQDSRTLLRVDRDLRSELRPRRFIARYELAGIVGTSEAIRTVRTLAEQYAGTEGTVLITGESGTGKEMIAQGVHNAGRRRDRPFVAINCAAFPEALLESELFGYEEGAFTGSRRGGRAGLFEAAHTGTIFLDEVGDVPITLQTRLLRVLQERQVLRLGSNDPTPIDVRVVAATNRDLKREIARGAFREDLYYRLNILPIHLPPLRARRDDVAPIAEALLRDALARHGVPDALPRALALLLPWLQGYAWPGNVRELENVLERIAVLYSHRAPDQVGSEALRAVLPELFQVADEPRDGDLRSAREAQEAAVIRRVVEECGGNMKAAAKRLGVGRSTLYRKLRTAG; encoded by the coding sequence GTGCCCTTTCGCAGCGACGAGAAGCCGGTCATCTGGGCGTTCAGCTCGAGCCGGCTGCGCCAGGTGCTCGAGAGCGCCGCCCCCATCTACGCGGACCGCGCCGAGGTGCGCGTCTTCGACCTGAGCTTCGAGGGCGCGCTCGAGACGGCGCAGAGCCTCACCGAGGCGGACGAGCGGGTGGACGCGTTCGTCGCCGCCGGCTCCAACGGCGCGTACCTGCGCGACCACGGGCCCGTCCCCGTGGCGCTGGTGGACGTCTCGACCACCGACGCGCTCCAGGCGCTCGCGCACGCGCGCACCCTCGGGCGCCGCGTCGGCGTGGTGAACTTCCGCCGCGTGCTGCCCGGCCTCGAGCGCTGGAAGGACCTCCTGCGCGGCGTCCAGATCGAGCAGCGCGCCTACGTCACCCCCGAGGAGGCCCGGGCCGCCGTGGCGGAGCTCGCGGCCCACGGCTTCGAGGTGGTGGTGGGCCCCGGCCCCGCCTGCGACGAGGCCGAGCGCGCCGGCCTGAAGTCGGTGCTCCTCTACTCGCTGGAGTGCGTCTGCGCGACCATCGAGCGGGCCATCGAGATGGCGCAGGTCGCGCGGGCGGAGCGGGGGCGGCGCGAGCAGCTCGCGGGCGTCATCGCCCACATCGACGAGGCCGTCGTCGCGGTGGACGCGGCCGAGCGGATCGCGGTGGTGAACCCCGGCTTCGAGCGGCTGCTCGGCGCGCGCGGGGTGGAGCTCGTGGGCAAGCGCCTCTCGAGCGTCGCACCCGAGCTGTCCCTGGCCCGGGTCCTCGAGACGGGCGCGCCCGAGCTGCGGTCGTTCCAGAAGCTCGGCGGGCGCAGCCTCGTCGTGAGCCGCATCCCCGTGCGCCAGCGCGGTGTCCTCTCCGGCGCGGTGCTCACCTGCCAGGACTCGAGGACGCTCCTGCGCGTGGACCGTGACCTCCGCTCCGAGCTCCGGCCGCGCCGCTTCATCGCCCGCTACGAGCTCGCGGGGATCGTGGGCACGTCGGAGGCCATCCGGACGGTGCGGACCCTCGCCGAGCAGTACGCCGGGACCGAGGGGACCGTCCTCATCACGGGCGAGAGCGGCACCGGCAAGGAGATGATCGCGCAGGGCGTCCACAACGCCGGGCGGCGCCGCGACCGGCCCTTCGTCGCCATCAACTGCGCCGCCTTCCCCGAGGCGCTGCTCGAGTCGGAGCTGTTCGGCTACGAGGAGGGCGCCTTCACCGGCTCGCGCCGCGGCGGGCGGGCCGGGCTCTTCGAGGCCGCCCACACCGGCACGATCTTCCTCGACGAGGTCGGAGACGTCCCCATCACGCTTCAGACCCGCCTCCTGCGCGTGCTGCAGGAGCGCCAGGTGCTGCGGCTCGGCAGCAACGACCCGACCCCGATCGACGTCCGGGTGGTCGCCGCGACGAACCGCGATCTCAAGCGCGAGATCGCGCGCGGCGCCTTCCGCGAGGATCTCTACTACCGGCTCAACATCCTCCCCATCCACCTGCCGCCGCTGCGGGCGCGGCGAGACGACGTGGCGCCCATCGCCGAGGCGCTCCTGCGCGACGCGCTCGCGCGCCACGGCGTGCCGGACGCGCTCCCGCGGGCGCTCGCCCTGCTCCTCCCCTGGCTCCAGGGCTACGCCTGGCCGGGGAACGTCCGCGAGCTCGAGAACGTGCTGGAGCGCATCGCGGTCCTCTACTCGCACCGGGCCCCGGACCAGGTCGGATCGGAGGCCTTGCGCGCCGTGCTCCCGGAGCTGTTCCAGGTCGCGGACGAGCCGCGAGACGGCGATCTCCGCAGCGCCCGCGAGGCCCAGGAGGCGGCGGTGATCCGGCGCGTGGTCGAGGAGTGCGGCGGCAACATGAAGGCGGCCGCCAAGCGGCTGGGCGTGGGACGCTCCACGCTTTACCGCAAGCTGAGAACGGCGGGGTGA
- the sucD gene encoding succinate--CoA ligase subunit alpha, with protein sequence MSIFVDRNTKVLVQGITGAAGSFHAEQMLAYGTRVVAGVTPGRGGTRFEQRVPIFDTVGEAVRETGANASVIFVPPPFAADAIMEAAGAGVPLVVAITEGIPVLDMVTVKRFLQDRPGVRLLGPNCPGVITPGQCKIGIMPGHIHRPGPIGIVSRSGTLTYEAVKQLTDLGLGQSTAVGIGGDPVNGTDFVDCLSRFESDPETEAIVLIGEIGGSGEEWAARYIGKNVTKPVVGFIAGRSAPPGRRMGHAGAVISGSSGTAEAKIAALREAGVVVCESPAGIGEAVRHVLSRRKARSAKRPAAPQPARRGRQPVTRRRAARVEQDPPNL encoded by the coding sequence GTGAGCATCTTCGTCGACAGGAACACCAAGGTCCTCGTGCAGGGCATCACCGGCGCCGCCGGCAGCTTCCACGCCGAGCAGATGCTGGCCTACGGGACGCGGGTCGTCGCCGGCGTCACCCCGGGGCGCGGCGGCACGCGCTTCGAGCAGCGCGTGCCGATCTTCGACACGGTCGGGGAGGCCGTGCGAGAGACCGGCGCCAACGCGAGCGTCATCTTCGTCCCGCCGCCGTTCGCGGCGGACGCCATCATGGAGGCCGCCGGCGCGGGGGTCCCGCTCGTCGTCGCCATCACCGAGGGGATCCCCGTCCTCGACATGGTCACGGTGAAGCGGTTCCTTCAGGACCGTCCCGGCGTCCGGCTCCTGGGCCCGAACTGCCCGGGCGTGATCACGCCGGGGCAGTGCAAGATCGGGATCATGCCGGGCCACATCCACCGGCCCGGTCCCATCGGCATCGTCTCGCGCTCCGGCACGCTCACCTACGAGGCCGTGAAGCAGCTCACGGACCTCGGGCTCGGGCAGTCCACCGCCGTCGGGATCGGCGGCGATCCGGTCAACGGCACCGACTTCGTGGACTGCCTCTCGCGGTTCGAGTCCGACCCCGAGACCGAGGCCATCGTGCTCATCGGCGAGATCGGCGGCTCGGGCGAGGAGTGGGCCGCGCGCTACATCGGCAAGAACGTGACGAAGCCGGTGGTCGGCTTCATCGCCGGGCGGAGCGCTCCTCCCGGACGGCGCATGGGACACGCGGGCGCCGTCATCTCCGGGTCGAGCGGCACCGCGGAGGCCAAGATCGCCGCGCTGCGCGAGGCGGGCGTGGTGGTGTGCGAGAGCCCCGCCGGGATCGGCGAGGCGGTGCGGCACGTCCTCTCCCGCAGGAAGGCGCGGAGCGCGAAGCGCCCCGCCGCGCCGCAGCCGGCGCGGCGAGGGCGGCAGCCGGTGACGCGACGTCGCGCGGCGCGCGTCGAGCAGGATCCCCCCAACCTCTAG
- a CDS encoding PaaI family thioesterase, producing the protein MDVIRARIQADRFASENGITLVEVRPGAAVARMEVGARHLNGVGIVQGGAIFTLADLAFAAAANSHGEIAVAIDVSISFIRAVSGGTLTADAREEAVNPRLSTCLVRVTDEAGALVALFKGTAYRKRGGGKAG; encoded by the coding sequence ATGGACGTCATCCGCGCCCGCATCCAGGCCGACCGGTTCGCCTCCGAGAACGGCATCACCCTCGTCGAGGTCCGGCCCGGGGCGGCGGTCGCGAGGATGGAGGTCGGCGCGCGGCACCTGAACGGCGTCGGGATCGTGCAGGGCGGCGCCATCTTCACGCTCGCGGACCTCGCCTTCGCGGCCGCGGCGAACTCGCACGGGGAGATCGCCGTCGCCATCGACGTCTCGATCTCCTTCATCCGGGCGGTGTCGGGCGGCACGCTGACGGCGGACGCGCGCGAGGAGGCGGTGAACCCACGGCTCTCGACCTGCCTGGTGCGCGTGACCGACGAGGCGGGAGCGCTCGTCGCGCTCTTCAAGGGGACCGCCTACCGCAAGCGCGGCGGCGGAAAGGCGGGGTAG